A genomic window from Chelonia mydas isolate rCheMyd1 chromosome 16, rCheMyd1.pri.v2, whole genome shotgun sequence includes:
- the AJM1 gene encoding apical junction component 1 homolog codes for MTRTDPPDILVSTVYQDLEVKCPAPRDSIICQPLAQCDAFMSGSLPRDLQPFNKRHCRSFDFLEPLDDQLAPAPAMERPCRHPGTPEPSSGSGGRKAPPRSAVQNSRPPPHGREGPKEPLARAEPKRRARSKSAARVKSTFAPIPIQMSSSSPPVPARRGREALRLSREPARTEMSPRRGSGYVPTKAPMNEVHPIKLQPQRSSTSRISPLCVSSNCPEEAPGGRPATSLHVKCRMDMKPDEAVLVHAARSLKAQSRMEVPYWPRLPCAIRSLTIPSSRQVSVSRTPTPSDSYSGEHRLPYSNEYYEGDPRGRVYQAMPCPQDYPERGCMTFSAPNVPTKFFYTEEPAGCPVPGIPLKSSGYEGCPRPYPGRHLPPQPFYTEDPAKGNIHTIPPRTFYVEEARTYPIQEAPTHTFYREDPQFYASRGMPTKPLYTEDPRVYPGLNTSSRLFYTEDYGKYHERESISRTYPHARSTQPLQFSDWYCPDRGALPYQTLQMSRFAPHPSGQEALLSSWHASYSTNEPRLGTDTRHYSKSWDNILAPSVRREDPMFRGRSYENLLAREQHRALSPDDRRQPVVINLSSSPKRYAALSLSENSIMEKMQADGGRCPLGRSWFVTPEITITDNDIKANGLSKTEKRSASWDVLDSGRDGHRSRTTHCYSDPIAKESTQSSSARQRSLEQLDELITDLVIDSKPPPSRRPSNGDSLTDQLKRLIDNGAPGPARKLEARKPLPLLVGEPRPTKEQPGPSSFHRDVRKEQGGRSLAMSVSSSSFEKQQDDCSPELSADEDDMMMCSNAKCRRTETMFNACLYFKSCHSCYTYYCSRSCRREDWDIHKESCVYGRIGSICRHALQFCRENAEVHKAFSRIAKVGYLSRGRGVLFLGFPSSGSAENFLQFGLESLLMSPTYLSLRELEGYAESLGDYARELGVAGIQYDPEECFLLNVTVAVGQKVPVRPSPKVQVPTVRKYAKVALASSSPEKQILKKERDMETLILTPPPGTADIDKEGEEGRKAREVCFINIQRELRIRGVFLRHEFPKIYEQLCDFVESNKRFTPTTIYPIDRRTGKQFMCMIMAASEPRTLDWVASPNLLDDLM; via the coding sequence ATGACACGAACCGACCCACCTGACATACTGGTGTCTACGGTGTATCAAGACCTAGAGGTGAAGTGCCCAGCACCCAGGGATTCCATCATCTGCCAGCCACTGGCACAATGTGACGCCTTCATGTCTGGATCTCTGCCGCGCGACCTGCAGCCCTTCAACAAGCGCCACTGTAGGAGCTTTGACTTCCTTGAGCCGCTCGACGACCAGCTGGCCCCTGCTCCTGCTATGGAGCGCCCCTGCCGGCACCCAGGCACCCCCGAGCCTTCCTCAGGCTCCGGAGGCAGGAAGGCTCCTCCCAGGTCGGCCGTTCAGAACAGCAGGCCTCCCCCTCACGGGAGGGAAGGCCCCAAGGAGCCATTGGCTCGGGCGGAGCCAAAGAGGCGAGCGAGGTCCAAGAGTGCCGCACGGGTGAAATCCACCTTCGCTCCCATTCCCATCCAGATGTCGTCCTCGTCTCCCCCCGTGCCGGCCCGGCGGGGACGGGAGGCTCTGCGCCTCTCCAGGGAGCCTGCGAGGACAGAGATGTCCCCGCGCAGGGGGAGCGGATACGTGCCAACGAAGGCCCCAATGAACGAGGTGCACCCCATCAAGCTGCAGCCCCAGCGGAGCAGCACCAGCCGCATCTCCCCACTGTGTGTCAGCAGCAACTGCCCGGAGGAGGCCCCAGGTGGGAGGCCGGCCACAAGCCTGCATGTCAAGTGCCGGATGGACATGAAGCCAGACGAGGCCGTGCTGGTGCACGCGGCACGCAGCCTGAAGGCCCAGAGCAGGATGGAGGTGCCGTACTGGCCCAGGCTGCCCTGCGCTATCCGGAGCCTGACCATCCCAAGCAGCAGGCAGGTGTCTGTGTCCCGCACTCCCACACCCAGCGACTCCTACAGCGGGGAGCACAGGCTGCCCTACTCCAACGAGTACTACGAAGGTGACCCCCGAGGCCGGGTTTACCAGGCCATGCCCTGCCCGCAGGACTATCCTGAGAGGGGCTGTATGACCTTCTCCGCTCCAAATGTGCCCACCAAGTTCTTCTACACAGAGGAGCCAGCCGGGTGCCCTGTCCCTGGCATTCCACTGAAAAGCTCTGGCTACGAGGGGTGCCCTCGCCCATACCCAGGGCGTCACCTCCCTCCACAGCCCTTCTACACAGAGGACCCAGCCAAAGGTAATATCCACACCATCCCACCCAGGACTTTCTACGTGGAAGAAGCTCGGACCTACCCCATCCAGGAAGCCCCTACCCACACCTTCTACAGAGAAGACCCTCAATTCTATGCCTCAAGGGGCATGCCCACCAAACCCCTCTATACAGAGGACCCCAGGGTATACCCCGGTCTGAACACCTCCTCCCGGTTGTTCTACACTGAGGATTATGGCAAATACCATGAGAGAGAATCCATTTCACGGACGTACCCTCATGCCCGTAGCACCCAGCCTTTGCAGTTCAGCGACTGGTACTGCCCAGACCGGGGTGCACTGCCCTACCAGACTTTGCAGATGTCCCGCTTTGCACCTCATCCCTCTGGGCAGGAGGCTTTGCTTTCCTCTTGGCATGCCAGCTACAGCACCAACGAACCCCGCCTAGGCACAGACACCCGGCATTACTCCAAATCCTGGGACAACATCCTGGCACCCAGTGTCCGCAGGGAGGACCCCATGTTCCGCGGGCGCAGCTATGAGAACCTGCTCGCCCGGGAGCAGCACCGTGCCTTATCCCCTGATGACCGGCGGCAGCCCGTGGTTATCAACCTCTCCAGTTCCCCCAAGCGCTATGCAGCGCTCTCCCTCTCGGAGAACTCCATCATGGAGAAGATGCAGGCAGATGGTGGGCGGTGCCCCTTGGGCCGCTCCTGGTTTGTCACCCCAGAAATCACCATCACCGACAATGACATCAAAGCCAATGGTCTGAGCAAGACCGAGAAGCGCTCGGCCAGCTGGGATGTGCTGGATTCCGGGCGGGATGGGCATCGCTCCCGCACCACACACTGCTACTCGGATCCCATTGCCAAAGAGAGCACCCAAAGCAGCTCCGCCCGCCAGCGCAGCCTGGAGCAGCTGGATGAGCTGATCACAGACCTGGTCATCGATtccaagccccctcccagccGCCGCCCCAGCAACGGGGACAGCCTGACAGACCAGCTCAAGAGGCTGATCGACAACGGGGCACCCGGGCCTGCCAGGAAGCTGGAGGCCAGGAAGCCGCTGCCTTTAttggtgggggagcccaggcccaccaaGGAGCAGCCGGGCCCGAGTTCCTTCCACAGAGACGTACGCAAGGAGCAGGGTGGCCGCTCACTTGCCATGTCTGTCTCCAGCAGCAGCTTTGAGAAGCAGCAGGATGACTGCTCCCCGGAGCTGAGCGCGGATGAGGACGACATGATGATGTGCTCGAACGCCAAGTGCAGGCGCACGGAGACCATGTTCAACGCCTGCCTCTACTTCAAATCCTGCCACAGCTGCTATACGTACTACTGCTCCCGGAGCTGCCGCCGCGAGGACTGGGACATCCACAAGGAGAGCTGTGTCTACGGGCGTATCGGGAGCATCTGCCGGCACGCTCTGCAGTTCTGCCGGGAAAATGCCGAGGTGCACAAGGCCTTCTCGCGCATTGCCAAGGTTGGGTACCTGTCCCGGGGGCGAGGGGTGCTGTTCCTGGGCTTCCCCAGCTCAGGCTCAGCTGAGAACTTCCTCCAGTTTGGCTTGGAGAGCCTGCTGATGTCCCCCACCTACCTGTCCCTGCGGGAGCTGGAGGGCTACGCAGAGAGCCTGGGGGATTACGCCCGGGAGTTGGGGGTGGCTGGCATCCAGTATGACCCTGAGGAATGTTTCCTCTTGAATGTAACAGTGGCTGTTGGACAAAAAGTGCCTGTGAGGCCATCCCCCAAAGTCCAGGTGCCGACCGTCAGGAAATACGCCAAGGTGGCCTTAGCCTCCTCCAGCCCCGAGAAGCAGATCTTGAAGAAGGAGCGGGACATGGAGACCTTGATCCTGACCCCCCCGCCGGGCACGGCGGACATCGacaaggagggggaggaagggcggAAGGCCCGGGAGGTCTGCTTCATCAACATCCAGCGGGAGCTGCGGATCCGAGGCGTCTTCCTGCGCCATGAGTTCCCCAAGATCTACGAGCAGCTGTGCGACTTCGTGGAGAGTAACAAGAGGTTCACGCCCACCACCATCTACCCCATTGACAGGCGGACCGGAAAGCAGTTCATGTGTATGATCATGGCAGCCTCTGAGCCACGGACCCTGGACTGGGTCGCCAGCCCCAACCTCCTGGACGACCTCATGTGA